Within Kineothrix sp. MB12-C1, the genomic segment AGTATAGCATAGTCCGGTTCATTTTTCTATACCTTAGCCGCAAGCGGCCATGGTATACTTTCTACTTTTCTCATGGGCATATCCAGCCGCCGCGTACAAAGGTTATCCAAGAGTTGCTCGGAATGGCTTACAACCAGCATCCCTATATTGCGTCTTGTAATTTCCTCTTTCAAAAAGCTCCATATTTGAGCCTGCGTAATTAAGTCAAGCATAGCTGTTATTTCATCTGCCAGAATAAATCTCGTATTCTCTCCCAGAGCCCGTGCAATACAGAAGCGTTGCAACTCTCCACCGGACAGTTCTGCCGGATATCGATCCATCCATTCACGTTCAATTCCAAGACTCTTTATCACATGCTCATCGATAGTTCCTGCCTCAGCAAGTACCCGGGACATCTTCAGCCGGGGATTAACTGCGAGTTCGGGATGCTGCCAGATCATCTGTACCGGGCAGTAACCGCGGTAATCTTCAATTGGCTTTCCTCCCAAGGTCACCATCCCTGCATCCGGCTTCTCATATCCTGCGAATATTTTACATAACGTAGTCTTTCCATGGCCGCTGGAAGCATATAAACCTACAATCTCGCCACTTTCTATCGCAAGAGAAAAGCTGTGAAATATCTGCCGATTGCCATTTTCGTAGCGAAATGACAATTTCTCCCCTTCTAAGATCATACGCTTCTCCCCTCAATATATCCTGTAACCCCTTTGGTATATTTTCTTTCCTCTATCTGCATTCCATTTTTAGGCATTGCCCGCCGCAAGGCTTTCGTATATGGATGGTGCAGCTTAGATTCCTGTGCGAAGTCTAAAGCCTGCACTTCTTCCAAAGTCATTCCTTCATAAAATACCACAATTCGGTCTGCCGTCTCCACTGCCAATTCCAGGTCATGAGTAATCAGTAATACTGCCGCACCCTCATTAGCAATTTCCCGAAAATGGCTCATTACACGTTTTGCCGATGTAATATCCAAGCCGGGGGTAGGTTCATCTGCAATTACCAACTTCGGCCGCTCCATGACTGCTGTAGAAATAAGAACCCTTCGTGCCATACCTCCGGAAAGTTCAAAGGGATAGAGATTTTCCGTTTCTTTTCCCAGTCCATAACGGTCTAAAATCTGAAAGGTCTTTTCTTTGGATACACTATCCTTAGCATTCTTGCGTATCTGAGGACCGACTTTCATCAGTGGATCCAGATAGGATACATTTTGCGGCACTAATACGATTTCCTTTCCACGCAACTGCCTTGTTCTTTCTTCTGTGAGCGGAGTACCGTAATAACTCAACGTTCCATTCATAGATGCATTATAAGGCAATATCCCTAAAATAGCATGAGCGAGCAGACTTTTTCCACTTCCGCTGGCACCTACAATTGCCACTATTTCTTTTTCATAGACAATGATATTCAAATCTTTTATAGCTTGTACCTGTCTTCTTTTAAAAATTCCCGCATACTGCGAAAAGGAAACGGATAAATTCTCTATCTTAAGAACCGGTATTCTTTCCACTTTCATCCTCCTTACTCATGTACGCTGGCAGGATCAAGGGCTCTTCTTGTCACACTGCCAATATAATCGAATAATATAACTGTTACCACTAATGAAAGTCCCGGGAAGACCACAAGCCACCAATTCCCCGTAAGCAGATGACGAATGCTTTCGGAAAGAATAACACCGATTGCCGGTTGTTCTGAAGATAAACCAAAGCCTAAAAAAGTAATACTCGCTTCATGCAATATGGCATGAGGAAACAGCAACACTAATCCTGTAATAAATTGCGGAACCAGGTGGGGAAGCATATGCATCCTTATAATTTTACCCCTGCTGCTTCCTAATTTGGCCGCCACCTGTATATAACCGCTTTGCGTAAGCTGCAGCACCTCTCCTCGTATCACACGGGCAAGAGACATCCAGTGGGTACACAATATTCCGATCACTACACCCCGAACACCTTTTCCACAAGCGAATGAGATAAGAATAAGCAGTAGAATATGGGGGATTCCCATCATAAGATCGATAAGCCCGCCAATCAATATATCTGCTGCCTTCCCCATAACTACTGCTAAAGAACCGAGTAGCAATGCGACTGCCGCACTTACCGTTGCTGTAAGCAAGCCAATCCGTATACTCATAGAAAGCCCTGCCATCGTACGGGCAAACATATCACGTCCCATCCAGTCGGTACCGAATGGATATTGTAAGGATGGCGGCTGATTCTTATGAATAAAATCAGTTTTCATAGCTGCCTCTGTATATAGAAATCCCAATACGAGAATACAAAGCAAAAAGGAAACCGCAGCCACAAGAAATATAGTCTTACCTTTTCTTCCGGGAACATTCATAGCCGTGCCCCCTTTCTCATACGGGGGTCTACTACTCCGTAAAGAACGTCAGCAATAAAGTTTCCTAAAAACACGATAGAAGCACTAATAATCGTAATTCCTAAAAGCAGGGGAATATCGCCCCCAAGCCCCGCCGTTACCGCTGCCTGTCCCATACCCGGATAAGAGAAAACCTGCTCCACCAAAATAGAACCTCCGAATATCTCGCCGATAGAAGCAAATTGAAGTGTGATGGCAGGAAGCAGCACATTCCGAAGTCCATGATTCTTCAATATCTCCCACCGTTTTTCACCCCGTGCCACCGCGAACAGTACATAGTCACTCTCCATCACATCGATCATTTTTTCCCTTGTGTGCAGAATGATGTTAGATATACCGGTAATGGACAAAGTGGCTGCCGGAAGCACCGCATGCCATAACTTGTCTGACAAACTTACGGATGCCGCATCCATTCCGATAGGAACACTTAAGCCCACAGGAAATAATCTAAGCCCAACAGAAAATACGAGAAGAAATATAATCGCAAGCCAAAATGCAGGGGTACTTGCTGTCAGCAACGCATATCCTTTAATGATCCTATCGATTCTCTTTCCTCTGTTCATTCCTGATAAGATTCCAAGCACAAACCCGATTCCACCCGAAATAATCCATGCGAAAGCCATAAGCAATAGGGAACTTGATAATTTCTGCATAATAACAGATGAGACACTTTGGCGATACAAAAGAGAAATCCCCATATCTCCCCTGAGAAAATCTCCCGCCCATGCCAGATATCTTTGAAGGGGAGGCTCATTCACTCCCCAATATATTTCCAGTTTGTCGATTTGCTCCTGACTGAGAGCGCCGAGTGCCGCTTGTCCGATATTAGCCTGAAGAGGGTCTACCGGAGACAAGGACACTAAGACAAATGCTCCAATGCTCACAAAAAATATCAAAAGAAGCATTCGTATGAAATTCTTTAAGATGTGCCAAACCCATTTTTTCATTATAATTACTCAAATCTCCACTGATCCACATTATTTACAATAGACCAGCCGTGTCCATGGGGATGAATCTTTTGAGGTGTAACTTGTAAATCACTCTTTGCCCAATATAAATGATCGATGTTCACTAACCATATCCACGGTACATCCCAATCAGTGCCGGTCTCTCCATCCCACTGTGCCTTTTTCCACAGTTCATAGGACTCTTCCAGATCTTTGCTGGTAAGTGCTTGATCCATATAAGAATCTACCGTTTCATTCTTATAGGGAGAATATGAGGCCAAGCCTGTCTCAGGCATCGTATGATAAATATTATAAAATTCCATAGGCGTATGGGCACCCCACCCCCACAGCAGCGGCTCTCTCTGCGCCCTATCGTAAGCTACATCCCAGCCTACTCCTTCAATAGTTACATCAATGCCCAATTCTTCCATCTGATTCGCCGCCTCTGCAGCCAGAGCCTGTCTTACCGAATCATTCGCAGGATAGAGAAGATTCATTTCTGCCCTAAGCCCTTCTTTTGTACGAATACCGTCTTCCCCTGCAATCCATCCGGCCTCTTCTAATAATATAACAGCCCCGTCAAAATCATGTTCTACCACCGCACTGTTATTAAACCACGGCATTTTATCACAGACACTGTAAGCCGGCGTCCCATGGCCATTTAATACATAATCGATCATCTGCTGACGATCAATCCCCATAGAAATCGCTCTGCGGATTGCCATGTCACTCGTCACATCATTGCCGATAGCTCCATCACTAGGGATTGCAGGCAAATTAAAACCACGGTTATCCACGGTCTCATAACTTAGTAACTCATATCCATCTACCGCTTGTTCCGAATAGGAAGCTGCCGTATAGGCCAAATCCACCTGCCCTGCTTTCACCGCCGCAAAAGCTGCCGCTTCTTCCATAAATACGATCGTTACCTTCTTCATACGAATTTCTTCCCCATAATAATTGGGATTGGCCTCTAATATAATTTGTTGCCCTTTATCCCATTGCTTCAGCATATATCTGCCGGAGCCGATAGGTTTTTGCCCGTAATCAGGTCCATAAGCATGCTCCGGAACAATCCCTACAATTGCCATAGTATAAGGCCATATGGAATAAGGTTCCGCCATATGGAACTGCACCGTATCATCGTCCAAAGCTTCCGCTCTATCCAACATGGTAAAATCGTTGACAGAGCTTTCCTCTTTTACCGTGTTATATGTAAACGCAACATCCTGAGCGGTAAGTTTTTCTCCATCGGTAAAAAAGACATCTTCCCTTATCTTGACCGTCCACAACAAGCCATCATCACTCACTGAAATATCTTTCGCCAAATCATAAGCAATCTGCAAATCATTTGTAGTAACAGTGAGGGTACTTTGAATCAATGGCTCATGCACATGTTCCCCTGCACCCCAGCCATATGCCGGGTCGAATCCTGCTTCCGGCTCAGAAGTAACCCCCATGGCCACAATCACTGTATCTTTCAAAGGCTCCTGATTGTTATCTGAACCGGATAAAACTTCCTCCGGCTTACCACAGCCTGCTAAAGAAGCGAACGCTAAGCATACCGCCAGCAATACAAATACCCTTTTCATTTATAAATATCCTCCAAAAGTAATTTTTATTTTTCCTAAAGCAATGTTCTTCGCAGCTTCCCCTTAATTCTTTGCAACGCATTATCCGTAGACTTTTCATCCTTGCCAAGCACTTTAGCAATCTGCACATAACTCATTCCGGTAATATATAAGTCCAGCACCTGCTTCTCAAAGGAACTAAGCTCACGTTCTATCATTCGTTCCAGGTTTTCCACGTTTTCCTTATCGATTATCATTTCTTCCGGGCTTAACTCTGACCTGGAAAAAAGTACGTTAAGAAGCTCAGCCTCTTCGCCTCCCGGTTCTCCGGGAGCAGTCACCTTACTATAGAAAGAAATATACGTATTCAAAGGGGCGTGCTTTTGACGCCCCGAAGCTTGAACTGCCGTATACATCTGCCTTGATATACATAAATCTGCAAAAGTAAAAAAGCTGGCGTCCCTGCCGCTATCATAATCTCGGACAGCCTTAAATAACCCAATCATACCTTCCTGAATCAGATCCTCACCATCCGCACCTAAGATATACATGGATTTCGCCTTACTTTTAACCAGGTTCTTATATTTGTCCATAATGTAATCGATAATATCTTCTTCTCCGTCCCGAAGGCGTAAAATCAGTTCTTCATCGCTATACTGTTCATAAGAATCCCGCATATCCACACCCTTTTCACCTGATTAATTATTGTATAATAATCGCTTCACCGCTATATTGATAGTTATTTTGCATATCATCTGAAACATTTGTGTTACTATCATTTTGCGCATTATCTGTCTCTTCTTCCGATGGTGAAGAAGGGGGAATGATAACTGCATTATTTATTACTGCTTCGGTATTCATAGGTTCATCGATAGTATTTTCCCCGGGAGCACTTTCGCTAATGGCCCCTTGAAAAGTACCATTTCCGCTCACTGCATCTTGTGAAAGCGCATTACCGCTAATTGTCTCTTCCCGGGAAGAGTTGCCGCTAACTGTCCCTTCCTGAAGACCGCCTCTTTCTATACTCCGAATTATCTCTGCAGCAAAATGCTCTGCCAGAATCTGATACCCCGCAGGATTACCATGCACGCCATCTGGCATATAGGTGGAGATAACCTGGGCGTCATGGGTATCGAGCATATTGGAATTATATAAATCGATAACATCTATTTCGTATTCTGCTGCCAGTTCTTTAATAGCATTTACAAAGGCCCTCTGTGGAAGAAGATAATCTCTTTGCTGCATAAGGTAATCATGCAAAATATTAGGAAGAGGGGTCGCAAATATAATCTTCGCATTGGGGTAATTCTTCTTTAAACCACGCATGAGTCCATCCACATCACCATAAAAAGTACGCGGTTTCCGTTCCTCAATACTTCCCAGCTCTTTTGCTGAAGCGGCAAACCCATCATTCGTGCCGCCCATAACAAGTATGATATCAGAATCTTCCGGAATCTCCTTATAGCGATCCACAAAAGCTTCATCCCAATACCTTCCGTAGGAAGAACCCCCGATTCCCAGATTATAAACTTCCTGTGCATTCAAAATATTCTTCAATACGGATGGGTAGGAATACTTCTGATATTCTTCCAGATTATTCAGATTGCTTCCAGCCGTTATACTATCGCCCAGACAAGCGATCTTCTTATCGGAGAAATCAATATTTCTTCCGGCTATCTGTGCTTTATCCTCTCCATTCCTCTGAGTAGTCTCCGCATAAGAAGAACGAATATTCCGCCTCGCCTCTAATGTCATGCCCGACTCGCTATACTCAAACGGAATGACCTGTCCATCTACAACCGCATTGCCCGATATCGTTTCTGCTTCTTCCTGAGATACTGTATTACCGGATACTGTTTCCGCTCCTTCCGGAGATACTGTATTACCGGATATTGTTTCCGCTCCTTCCGGAGATACGTTATTGCCCGATATTGTCTCCGCTTCTTCCGGCAATACCGAGTTACCTGATATGGTTTCTAATTCTTCAGCCGAAGGAGAGCGATCGGATATTGTTTCCCTCTGTTCCTCCTGCCCAGATGCATTGGCGGAAATACTGTCTTCTTCCGTCTCCTGAGGTCTTGCTTTTTCCGGAACATCTATAATAATCGCATTATCTTCTACATTAGAATCATCATAAGGTTCATCCGCCGACTGACCCTCATTCGCAGATACTGCCCCTGATACCACTTCTTGTACTGCTTCTGTTTCTTGTACTATTTCTTCTTTTACTACATCGTTTATCTTCTTGTCTAAGAATTCTTGCAGGGCTTTCCCATCACCTGACAGCTTTTGAATCTCCATCTGAATATCATCAAGTTCAGACTGTACCTCCTGATTTCGCACATCCAGCTTCTCCTGGTGTACTTTTTCCCGGTACAAACTATAGCCTTTATAAAACAAAAGCACCGCAAGAACAATTGCCAATATTCCGATGATATACAATAAAACTTTCTGCATGTGATACATATCTTTTTTCATAAAAATTTTATGGCCCTTTCCAATGCCTTCTTCATACCATCCGACTCTCTGTTTTTCAGCAATCTATGCCATACGCTGTCTGACAATTTCATAAGCCAGAACTCCGGCTGCCACAGATGCATTCAGGGAATCGATATCCCCTTTCATAGGAATGGATGCAACAAAGTCACATTTCTCCTTTACAAGCCTTCCCACACCTTCACCTTCACTACCTATAACAAGGCCAATCGCACCTTTTAGATTCAACTGATACATACTCGTTCCTTCCATATCTGCACAGACAAACCACAACCCTTGTTTTTTCAGTTCCTCTATTGTCTTTGTCAGATTCGTCACCTTAGCTACCGGCGTATAATTCAATGCACCTGCCGAGGTACGTGCTACCGTGGCTGTCAGACCTGCTGCCCGATTCTTCGGTATAATAACACCATGAGCCCCTGCCAGATTAGCAGTTCGTATGATGGCTCCGAGATTGTGAGGATCTTCAATATTATCTAACAGAAAGATAAATGGAGGCTCACCTTTCTTTTCGGCCGCCTGCAAAATATCCTCTACCTGAGCATACTCGTAGGCTGCCGCATAAGCGATGACCCCTTGGTGTTTCCCACTTTCGGACATTTGATCCAGTCTGTCTTTCGTTACAAACTTCACGATACAATCCTGTTTCTTAGCCTCTCTTTTTATCGTTGCTATCGGTCCATCCTGGCATCCGTCCAGAATAAATATTTTATCAATCGGTTTTCCGGAACGAAACGCCTCGATAACCGCATTTCTTCCTTCAATGGTAAATTCTTCATATCTCATAGTTCACTCTCTGACCTCATCCATTTCTTAATATACTGTTGTATGGGTACAACATTCAAAATCCGCCCTATCCGGGCTACTTTCTCATATTTGGCGGGTCCCAAAGTCATGTTTTTTCATGCAAGCATGAAACGCATGACCTTTTGACCCTGGTATTATATTTCATTATATATCTTCCGCACTGCAAACATCCATAGAATATAAGAAAATTAAGCTTTTCTTAAATAAATATTCATAAACTTCCTTACAGTTCTACTCCGATCTTACGGAAACCTATCTGAACTAAGGCAATCAGCCTGTCCATCTCATCTTGAAGATAAAGATAACCTAATAACGCCTCTAATCCCGTTGCCTTCCTATAATCGCTGGCTGTCGCATTTTTCGCCTTCGTATAGGTCTTGGCATTCCTTCCCCGCTTATATACCGCCAGCTCTTCCGGTGTCAATTCCTCCAACAGCGCATCCCCCATCGCCGCCTGGGTGCCCGCATTCACATATTTAATTGCCATATTATGTAGATTATTGGCAGAACGATTCCCCCGTTCCACCACAACAGTTCTCACAATTACATCGTAAATACTATCTCCGATATAAGCAAGCGTAAGAGGCGAATATTCTTTAATATCCACCTCTTTGCAATGAAATTCTGTTTTCAGTTTCTTAATTAAGCTCTTTTCCATTTAACACCTTCACGGGTATCTTCCAGAATAATCCCCTTTTCCAATAACTCATTACGGATTTCATCCGCTCTCGCGAAGTCCTTTCCTTTTCTCGCCGCCTGCCTTGCCTCAATAAGGGCTTCGATATCAGCATCGAGAAGTTCTGCCTTCTTCTCCACGATTAGACCGCAAATATCCGCAAGCGTAACGATGATATCCTTTAATTCTCTGATGAACTCTGCACTCTTTGCTGCATCCGCATTGGTATTGGCGAACTTCACCAATTCAAAGATCGCGGAAATAGCATCTGCCGTATTGAAATCATCATCCATCGCTTCATCGAATTTTTCTAAAAAGAGGTTCGCTTCTTTAAGTAGAGCATTCTCCTTTTCACTTAACGATCCGGAAGATGCATTTTCTAACAAATAATTCAAATTGCTGACGCTCGTTACGATCCTCTCATATCCACTCTTTGCTGAATCCATCAAATCAGCGCTGAAATTAAGGGGGCTTCTATAATGTGCGGA encodes:
- the rlmB gene encoding 23S rRNA (guanosine(2251)-2'-O)-methyltransferase RlmB, which codes for MRYEEFTIEGRNAVIEAFRSGKPIDKIFILDGCQDGPIATIKREAKKQDCIVKFVTKDRLDQMSESGKHQGVIAYAAAYEYAQVEDILQAAEKKGEPPFIFLLDNIEDPHNLGAIIRTANLAGAHGVIIPKNRAAGLTATVARTSAGALNYTPVAKVTNLTKTIEELKKQGLWFVCADMEGTSMYQLNLKGAIGLVIGSEGEGVGRLVKEKCDFVASIPMKGDIDSLNASVAAGVLAYEIVRQRMA
- a CDS encoding ABC transporter ATP-binding protein; translated protein: MILEGEKLSFRYENGNRQIFHSFSLAIESGEIVGLYASSGHGKTTLCKIFAGYEKPDAGMVTLGGKPIEDYRGYCPVQMIWQHPELAVNPRLKMSRVLAEAGTIDEHVIKSLGIEREWMDRYPAELSGGELQRFCIARALGENTRFILADEITAMLDLITQAQIWSFLKEEITRRNIGMLVVSHSEQLLDNLCTRRLDMPMRKVESIPWPLAAKV
- the sigH gene encoding RNA polymerase sporulation sigma factor SigH gives rise to the protein MRDSYEQYSDEELILRLRDGEEDIIDYIMDKYKNLVKSKAKSMYILGADGEDLIQEGMIGLFKAVRDYDSGRDASFFTFADLCISRQMYTAVQASGRQKHAPLNTYISFYSKVTAPGEPGGEEAELLNVLFSRSELSPEEMIIDKENVENLERMIERELSSFEKQVLDLYITGMSYVQIAKVLGKDEKSTDNALQRIKGKLRRTLL
- a CDS encoding Mini-ribonuclease 3, translating into MEKSLIKKLKTEFHCKEVDIKEYSPLTLAYIGDSIYDVIVRTVVVERGNRSANNLHNMAIKYVNAGTQAAMGDALLEELTPEELAVYKRGRNAKTYTKAKNATASDYRKATGLEALLGYLYLQDEMDRLIALVQIGFRKIGVEL
- a CDS encoding SGNH/GDSL hydrolase family protein: MKKDMYHMQKVLLYIIGILAIVLAVLLFYKGYSLYREKVHQEKLDVRNQEVQSELDDIQMEIQKLSGDGKALQEFLDKKINDVVKEEIVQETEAVQEVVSGAVSANEGQSADEPYDDSNVEDNAIIIDVPEKARPQETEEDSISANASGQEEQRETISDRSPSAEELETISGNSVLPEEAETISGNNVSPEGAETISGNTVSPEGAETVSGNTVSQEEAETISGNAVVDGQVIPFEYSESGMTLEARRNIRSSYAETTQRNGEDKAQIAGRNIDFSDKKIACLGDSITAGSNLNNLEEYQKYSYPSVLKNILNAQEVYNLGIGGSSYGRYWDEAFVDRYKEIPEDSDIILVMGGTNDGFAASAKELGSIEERKPRTFYGDVDGLMRGLKKNYPNAKIIFATPLPNILHDYLMQQRDYLLPQRAFVNAIKELAAEYEIDVIDLYNSNMLDTHDAQVISTYMPDGVHGNPAGYQILAEHFAAEIIRSIERGGLQEGTVSGNSSREETISGNALSQDAVSGNGTFQGAISESAPGENTIDEPMNTEAVINNAVIIPPSSPSEEETDNAQNDSNTNVSDDMQNNYQYSGEAIIIQ
- a CDS encoding ABC transporter substrate-binding protein, translating into MKRVFVLLAVCLAFASLAGCGKPEEVLSGSDNNQEPLKDTVIVAMGVTSEPEAGFDPAYGWGAGEHVHEPLIQSTLTVTTNDLQIAYDLAKDISVSDDGLLWTVKIREDVFFTDGEKLTAQDVAFTYNTVKEESSVNDFTMLDRAEALDDDTVQFHMAEPYSIWPYTMAIVGIVPEHAYGPDYGQKPIGSGRYMLKQWDKGQQIILEANPNYYGEEIRMKKVTIVFMEEAAAFAAVKAGQVDLAYTAASYSEQAVDGYELLSYETVDNRGFNLPAIPSDGAIGNDVTSDMAIRRAISMGIDRQQMIDYVLNGHGTPAYSVCDKMPWFNNSAVVEHDFDGAVILLEEAGWIAGEDGIRTKEGLRAEMNLLYPANDSVRQALAAEAANQMEELGIDVTIEGVGWDVAYDRAQREPLLWGWGAHTPMEFYNIYHTMPETGLASYSPYKNETVDSYMDQALTSKDLEESYELWKKAQWDGETGTDWDVPWIWLVNIDHLYWAKSDLQVTPQKIHPHGHGWSIVNNVDQWRFE
- a CDS encoding ABC transporter permease, whose product is MKKWVWHILKNFIRMLLLIFFVSIGAFVLVSLSPVDPLQANIGQAALGALSQEQIDKLEIYWGVNEPPLQRYLAWAGDFLRGDMGISLLYRQSVSSVIMQKLSSSLLLMAFAWIISGGIGFVLGILSGMNRGKRIDRIIKGYALLTASTPAFWLAIIFLLVFSVGLRLFPVGLSVPIGMDAASVSLSDKLWHAVLPAATLSITGISNIILHTREKMIDVMESDYVLFAVARGEKRWEILKNHGLRNVLLPAITLQFASIGEIFGGSILVEQVFSYPGMGQAAVTAGLGGDIPLLLGITIISASIVFLGNFIADVLYGVVDPRMRKGARL
- a CDS encoding ABC transporter permease, with the translated sequence MNVPGRKGKTIFLVAAVSFLLCILVLGFLYTEAAMKTDFIHKNQPPSLQYPFGTDWMGRDMFARTMAGLSMSIRIGLLTATVSAAVALLLGSLAVVMGKAADILIGGLIDLMMGIPHILLLILISFACGKGVRGVVIGILCTHWMSLARVIRGEVLQLTQSGYIQVAAKLGSSRGKIIRMHMLPHLVPQFITGLVLLFPHAILHEASITFLGFGLSSEQPAIGVILSESIRHLLTGNWWLVVFPGLSLVVTVILFDYIGSVTRRALDPASVHE
- a CDS encoding ABC transporter ATP-binding protein yields the protein MKVERIPVLKIENLSVSFSQYAGIFKRRQVQAIKDLNIIVYEKEIVAIVGASGSGKSLLAHAILGILPYNASMNGTLSYYGTPLTEERTRQLRGKEIVLVPQNVSYLDPLMKVGPQIRKNAKDSVSKEKTFQILDRYGLGKETENLYPFELSGGMARRVLISTAVMERPKLVIADEPTPGLDITSAKRVMSHFREIANEGAAVLLITHDLELAVETADRIVVFYEGMTLEEVQALDFAQESKLHHPYTKALRRAMPKNGMQIEERKYTKGVTGYIEGRSV